One bacterium DNA window includes the following coding sequences:
- a CDS encoding nucleotide excision repair endonuclease encodes MMDKFAAYLQQKGEPASAEELVRQVLRISVPSPALAEKLLLSIAGDDRRLVHDGQGLWRLREQAQPTEVKLPAETFFLLRPYPGHTSHWSQWTGIRYGRLCNGVFGLAERPQQETLAEFLSAFTADRRSFPLVLSGFEHHSAQLRSALAALIGADLADPLLTLRRLAELVFPENAPATMVELTRLLPSAGYAEGEPGVQLQAEADLLLMLLERLYDQGILHLSDLLRIYPPVRHEPDFSVFAFDASFIASLPHAPGVYVMRDRRERILYVGKAVDLFERVGSYFRARGAADEKLQTLWDRIYQLQIIRTGSELEALLLENRLIKELQPLINTQVEVSSRPHRRKSRFARIVLLPSAYDDSQALYFLHPDKALYCCLLATVEQEPPVPWTIFNRSLSPDADEELLAEIDGYFFQPGRLLTAADERAEIAVTWLSAHEEQAESVDMRGVLCAADALRIVQAFLRDGRSKVKRIFYHS; translated from the coding sequence ATGATGGACAAATTTGCTGCTTATCTGCAGCAGAAAGGAGAGCCGGCGTCAGCTGAAGAGCTGGTCCGCCAAGTGCTCAGAATCTCTGTGCCATCGCCTGCCTTGGCTGAGAAACTGTTGCTGTCCATTGCCGGCGATGATCGCCGTTTGGTCCATGACGGCCAAGGTCTGTGGCGGTTGCGTGAACAAGCTCAACCTACGGAAGTAAAGCTGCCGGCCGAGACGTTTTTTCTGCTGCGACCCTATCCCGGGCACACCAGTCATTGGTCCCAGTGGACCGGTATCCGCTACGGTCGTCTGTGCAACGGCGTCTTTGGTCTCGCGGAACGACCGCAGCAGGAGACCCTTGCCGAATTCCTTTCCGCTTTTACCGCAGACCGTCGATCGTTTCCATTGGTTCTGTCCGGATTCGAACATCACTCCGCTCAACTCCGCTCTGCTCTGGCTGCGCTCATCGGCGCTGATCTCGCTGATCCCCTGTTGACGCTGCGGCGTCTGGCCGAACTGGTGTTCCCGGAAAATGCACCGGCTACCATGGTGGAGCTGACGCGCTTGTTGCCCAGCGCGGGTTATGCTGAGGGAGAGCCCGGTGTGCAGCTGCAGGCAGAGGCCGATCTGCTGCTGATGCTGCTCGAACGCTTATATGACCAGGGCATTTTACATCTCTCTGACCTGTTGCGGATTTACCCTCCGGTTCGGCATGAGCCTGATTTTTCCGTTTTTGCCTTTGATGCGTCTTTTATCGCTTCGCTGCCGCATGCGCCGGGTGTATATGTAATGCGCGATCGTCGGGAGCGAATCCTCTACGTGGGCAAAGCGGTGGACCTCTTCGAACGGGTGGGCTCTTACTTTCGCGCCAGAGGTGCGGCGGATGAAAAGCTGCAGACTTTGTGGGATCGGATCTACCAGCTGCAAATCATCCGTACTGGTTCTGAACTGGAGGCCTTGCTGCTGGAGAACCGGCTGATCAAAGAACTGCAACCGCTCATCAACACGCAGGTGGAAGTGTCCAGCCGCCCCCATCGCCGTAAAAGCCGGTTTGCGCGCATCGTTCTTCTGCCTTCTGCTTATGACGATTCGCAAGCGCTCTATTTTTTGCATCCGGATAAAGCGCTTTACTGTTGTTTGCTGGCGACTGTGGAGCAGGAGCCTCCTGTGCCGTGGACCATCTTTAATCGTAGTCTGTCGCCGGATGCCGATGAGGAGCTGCTGGCAGAAATCGACGGCTATTTTTTTCAGCCTGGCCGACTGCTGACGGCGGCGGATGAGCGGGCCGAGATCGCTGTCACCTGGTTATCGGCTCATGAAGAACAGGCGGAGAGCGTCGACATGCGCGGCGTACTTTGCGCCGCCGATGCGTTGCGAATTGTTCAAGCTTTTTTGCGCGACGGCCGCTCGAAGGTGAAACGGATTTTTTACCACTCTTAA
- a CDS encoding TrpB-like pyridoxal phosphate-dependent enzyme translates to METTKFVLTENEMPRQWYNLNADFPKPMLPPLGPDGKPLTPEKLAPVFPMNLIEQEVSAERWIDIPEEVLRLYAIYRPSPLHRARALEQALGTPARIYYKNESVNPAGSHKPNTAIPQAYFNKVFGIKKITTETGAGQWGCALALACSLLDMECKVYMVRISFEQKPFRRLMMETWGAKCIPSPSPETNAGRKFLSDFPDAPGSLGMAISEAVEEAVSDSTGKTRYSLGSVLNHVMLHQTIIGLEAKKQLALAGEKKVDRIIGCVGGGSNFAGISFPFALDLINGADMEIIPVEPTSCPTMTRSPFSYDFGDTAEMTPLLPMHSLGHRFMPPPIHAGGLRYHGVSPMISHGINLGLFKPRSYDQLDCYEAAVQFARTEGIIPAPETSHAIAGAIDEARKAKEEGKERVILFNFSGHGLMDLRGYDLYFRGELVNYPLPEEEFTKSIAVLNSLPKPAKY, encoded by the coding sequence ATGGAAACGACCAAGTTTGTGTTGACTGAGAATGAGATGCCGCGTCAATGGTACAATCTTAACGCCGACTTTCCCAAACCCATGCTGCCGCCGCTGGGTCCGGATGGCAAGCCGCTTACGCCGGAAAAATTGGCGCCGGTTTTTCCCATGAACCTGATCGAACAGGAGGTCAGCGCCGAACGCTGGATTGATATTCCGGAAGAAGTTTTAAGGCTGTACGCCATCTATCGTCCGTCGCCGCTGCACCGCGCCCGTGCGCTGGAGCAGGCGTTGGGCACGCCGGCGCGGATTTACTACAAAAATGAAAGCGTCAACCCGGCCGGCAGCCATAAACCCAACACCGCCATCCCGCAGGCCTATTTCAACAAGGTGTTCGGCATTAAAAAAATCACCACAGAGACAGGCGCCGGCCAGTGGGGTTGCGCTTTGGCGCTGGCGTGCAGCCTGCTCGACATGGAATGTAAAGTCTACATGGTGCGCATCAGCTTTGAACAAAAACCTTTCCGCCGCCTGATGATGGAGACCTGGGGCGCCAAATGCATTCCCAGCCCCAGCCCGGAAACCAATGCCGGCAGAAAATTCCTCAGTGATTTTCCCGATGCACCAGGCAGCCTGGGCATGGCCATCAGCGAAGCGGTCGAGGAGGCGGTCAGCGACAGCACCGGCAAAACCCGCTATTCCCTGGGCAGCGTACTCAATCATGTCATGTTGCATCAGACCATTATAGGCCTTGAGGCCAAGAAACAGCTGGCCTTGGCAGGAGAGAAAAAGGTGGACCGGATCATAGGCTGCGTGGGCGGCGGCAGCAACTTTGCCGGCATCTCGTTCCCCTTTGCCCTGGATCTGATCAACGGTGCGGATATGGAGATCATCCCGGTGGAACCCACGTCCTGCCCCACCATGACCCGATCGCCCTTTTCCTATGATTTCGGCGATACCGCTGAGATGACGCCGCTGCTGCCCATGCACTCGCTTGGCCACAGGTTTATGCCGCCGCCGATCCATGCCGGCGGTCTGCGCTATCACGGCGTTTCACCCATGATCAGCCATGGCATCAACCTGGGCTTGTTCAAGCCGCGTTCCTACGATCAGCTGGATTGCTATGAGGCAGCGGTTCAGTTTGCCCGAACAGAAGGCATCATCCCTGCGCCGGAGACCAGCCATGCCATCGCCGGCGCTATTGATGAAGCGCGCAAGGCCAAGGAGGAGGGCAAGGAACGCGTCATCCTCTTTAACTTTAGCGGACACGGCCTCATGGACCTGCGCGGTTATGACCTCTATTTCCGTGGAGAATTGGTGAATTATCCTCTGCCGGAAGAAGAGTTCACCAAATCGATCGCAGTGCTCAACAGCCTGCCCAAGCCGGCAAAGTACTGA
- a CDS encoding 4-phospho-D-threonate 3-dehydrogenase, producing MNHTDKPIIAVTLGDPAGVGPEITLKALKNERVQQAVRPVVFGDAQVLRQAMDITGLRFNLQPLQRIDQAVFEPNTILVVESDMINAPVQMGVVQGLCGRAVFSYLANATDWTMSGITQAIATAPVSRESLQAGHIPYWDQTEILAKLTQTETPLSLLMNGPLRILLYGRPMPFRQAAEHLTVDGLVAALQRSAEGMRQLGFERPRLAVAALNPGDGEDGFFGNEEAAILAPAVAQACRLGLNVKGPAPADSLFCQALAGTYDAVLALVHDQRRIAALGYDSQRTIELTLGLPFLHIAAIHETALEDAGKNIADPAGMIECLLACSRYGQTAREFLKRTLDSKMKK from the coding sequence ATGAATCATACGGACAAGCCCATCATCGCCGTTACGTTGGGTGATCCTGCCGGTGTGGGGCCCGAGATCACGCTCAAGGCGTTGAAAAACGAAAGGGTGCAGCAGGCGGTGCGGCCGGTGGTGTTCGGCGACGCACAGGTGTTGCGCCAGGCCATGGATATCACCGGATTACGTTTCAATCTTCAGCCTCTGCAGCGCATTGATCAGGCGGTGTTCGAACCCAACACCATCCTGGTGGTGGAAAGCGATATGATCAACGCGCCGGTACAGATGGGTGTGGTTCAGGGTCTGTGTGGACGCGCTGTTTTCTCCTATCTGGCCAATGCCACTGACTGGACCATGAGTGGAATCACCCAGGCCATAGCCACTGCGCCGGTCAGCAGAGAGTCGCTGCAGGCGGGCCATATCCCATATTGGGATCAAACCGAGATTTTAGCCAAGTTAACCCAGACTGAAACACCCCTCTCTCTGCTCATGAACGGCCCGCTGCGCATTCTGCTTTACGGTCGCCCCATGCCGTTCCGCCAGGCAGCGGAGCATCTAACGGTTGACGGCCTGGTGGCAGCGCTTCAACGCAGCGCTGAGGGCATGCGCCAGCTTGGTTTTGAACGCCCGCGCTTGGCTGTGGCGGCGCTCAATCCTGGCGACGGAGAGGACGGCTTTTTCGGCAACGAGGAGGCTGCTATTCTCGCTCCGGCTGTTGCGCAGGCCTGCCGTCTGGGGCTGAATGTAAAGGGCCCGGCGCCCGCTGATTCTCTTTTTTGTCAGGCCCTCGCGGGCACGTATGATGCAGTGCTTGCGCTGGTCCATGATCAGAGACGCATCGCCGCCCTTGGCTATGATTCTCAGCGGACCATCGAACTGACCCTGGGGCTGCCGTTTCTGCACATCGCCGCGATTCACGAAACCGCTTTGGAGGACGCCGGTAAAAACATCGCCGATCCCGCCGGCATGATCGAATGCCTGTTGGCATGCAGCCGCTACGGCCAAACGGCACGTGAATTTTTAAAAAGAACACTTGACAGCAAAATGAAAAAGTAG
- a CDS encoding radical SAM protein, whose amino-acid sequence MERNETRKAIAKDGLVYGPVHSRRLGLSLGLNICPGARKQCSFNCIYCECGSRQPVLVPASSEAWPTPRQVEEALAQALQRVPAVDCITFAGNGEPTLHPAFAEIAARVRRLRDAQAPELKLVLLSNAAGLGQKRVAEALSLIDLPILKLDAGTEETFQQINRPAAPLTLTAIMGYLKTLTHYSLQSLFVTGRYRNIEEQSVSAWIDRVVELHPQAVQIYTLDRTAPVRGLDPVPLKTLQTIAGRLRERVDLPILVFGPSVQKMKVGNR is encoded by the coding sequence ATGGAAAGAAACGAAACCAGAAAAGCGATCGCCAAAGACGGCTTAGTCTACGGACCTGTGCATTCGCGACGGCTGGGACTGTCCCTGGGTTTGAACATTTGTCCAGGCGCCAGGAAACAGTGTTCTTTTAACTGCATCTATTGCGAGTGCGGCAGCCGGCAGCCGGTGCTGGTCCCTGCGTCGTCGGAAGCGTGGCCCACTCCGCGGCAGGTTGAGGAAGCGCTGGCTCAGGCTTTGCAGCGGGTGCCGGCGGTGGATTGCATCACCTTTGCCGGCAACGGCGAGCCGACGCTGCATCCCGCCTTCGCCGAGATCGCAGCCCGGGTGCGGCGATTGCGCGATGCACAAGCGCCGGAACTCAAGCTGGTCCTGCTTTCCAATGCAGCCGGTCTGGGCCAGAAGCGCGTAGCCGAGGCGCTTTCTTTGATCGATCTTCCGATCCTCAAGCTCGACGCCGGAACCGAGGAGACTTTTCAACAGATCAACCGGCCGGCAGCCCCGCTCACACTCACAGCCATCATGGGCTACTTGAAAACCCTTACGCATTATTCTCTGCAGTCTTTGTTTGTCACCGGCCGCTACCGCAACATCGAGGAGCAGAGCGTGTCAGCCTGGATCGACCGTGTGGTCGAGCTTCATCCCCAGGCGGTGCAGATTTACACTTTGGATCGAACCGCGCCGGTCCGCGGTCTGGACCCGGTTCCGCTCAAGACGCTGCAGACCATCGCCGGCCGGTTGCGTGAGCGAGTGGACCTGCCGATCTTGGTCTTTGGCCCGAGCGTTCAGAAAATGAAAGTTGGCAACAGATGA
- a CDS encoding TIM barrel protein — protein MFGISTAWCSGRLNDGVELLSQISQTGLNHLEIDYRVTAEMLRQMRPQLMNGEFTVLSVHNYCPLPDGRSREEASRLFPPSTFDADERRLAIRHSIRTVQLAADLGASIVVFHLGQVEMVRNLGELKELFFQEQIHSAQAEAWREANLAERGRLAARHMDAVLFTLDPIHEEACRLGVNVGVENRLRFNEIPFGDECEQILSAFHGGRLRYWHDCGHAEINHRLGFLDHEKDLLARYLEHLAGFHLHDVLKLKDHLAPAQGDMDFRMLKPYISDSTINILEIHHPATAEQIRAGVEYLQGLGIS, from the coding sequence ATGTTCGGTATATCCACCGCTTGGTGTTCCGGCCGTTTGAATGACGGCGTCGAACTGCTGTCGCAAATCAGTCAGACCGGCCTGAATCATCTCGAGATCGACTATCGCGTGACTGCAGAGATGCTCAGGCAGATGCGGCCCCAGCTGATGAACGGCGAGTTCACGGTTCTATCGGTGCACAATTATTGTCCTTTGCCGGACGGCCGCAGCCGGGAGGAGGCCAGCCGTCTTTTTCCTCCCTCGACGTTCGATGCGGACGAGCGCCGTCTGGCCATACGCCATTCCATCCGGACCGTTCAGCTGGCTGCCGATCTGGGCGCCTCCATCGTGGTTTTTCATCTGGGACAGGTGGAGATGGTACGAAACCTGGGTGAGTTGAAAGAGCTGTTTTTTCAGGAGCAAATCCATTCCGCACAGGCCGAGGCGTGGCGAGAGGCAAACCTGGCAGAGCGCGGCAGATTGGCTGCTCGGCATATGGATGCGGTGTTATTTACTCTGGATCCTATTCATGAAGAGGCTTGCCGACTCGGTGTGAACGTCGGCGTGGAGAACCGTCTGCGTTTCAATGAAATCCCCTTTGGCGATGAATGTGAACAGATCCTGAGCGCCTTTCACGGCGGCCGCTTGCGCTACTGGCATGACTGCGGTCATGCGGAAATCAACCATCGCCTTGGCTTTTTGGATCACGAAAAAGATTTGCTGGCCCGTTACCTTGAACATCTGGCGGGTTTTCATCTGCATGACGTGCTTAAGCTCAAAGATCATCTGGCGCCGGCACAGGGGGATATGGATTTTCGCATGCTCAAACCCTATATCAGCGATTCGACAATCAATATTTTAGAGATTCATCATCCGGCGACTGCGGAACAGATCCGCGCCGGCGTGGAATACTTACAAGGCCTGGGCATCTCCTGA